Proteins found in one Ptychodera flava strain L36383 chromosome 16, AS_Pfla_20210202, whole genome shotgun sequence genomic segment:
- the LOC139152626 gene encoding WD repeat-containing protein 31-like, protein MGKRHSKVKRPSKYGDTRSERPVCNDVQKLTTIHSDNVTCVDKVGPGISISGSADKTIVQYNWLENKVQQKWIGHDRDVTRVVYGSKVNGVFSASRDRTVYLWQCGGAQNTPIRKYQGHDLVVMGTTINPDNTLLCTGSRDNYIKLWDVETGICSLQRHISRNLITYVKWISHEESVAQTSEDKCLRIWDTRTLEESHVFPKKQYIQTCCDVSSDGNYCVTSSNGFDGQGCETTLWDLRQNRGVCEYKGHNQTTGCCLFLPSIPYQPAPLIATSSHDSTVKIWNRDTKECVCSLSLDGAGPLTSLTAYEDGSICCASFNSGIHLLCLMADASGQLTLTKKAQY, encoded by the exons gGACACCAGGTCAGAGAGACCAGTCTGCAATGATGTACAGAAACTTACAACAATTCATTCTGACAATGTCACATGTGTTGACAAAGTAGGCCCTGGAATCAGCATTTCAGGAAGTGCAGATAAG ACTATTGTACAGTACAACTGGTTAGAAAACAAAGTACAACAAAAATGGATTGGACATGACAGAGATGTTACCAGG GTTGTCTATGGTAGCAAAGTAAATGGTGTGTTTAGTGCATCCAGAGACAGGACTGTGTATCTATGGCAGTGTGGTGGTGCACAAAATACACCAATCAGGAAATATCAAGGTCATGACCTGGTTGTCATGGGAACGACCATTAATCCAG ATAACACACTACTATGTACAGGATCAAGAGACAATTATATCAAACTGTGGGACGTTGAGACTGGTATATGCTCATTACAAAGACATATCTCAAGAAACCTGATCACCTACGTTAAATGGATTTCACATGAAGAATCTGTGGCACAGACCAGTGAAGATAAATGTTTAAG aatatgGGACACCAGGACCTTAGAAGAAAGCCATGTGTTTCCCAAGAAGCAATACATTCAGACCTGTTGTGATGTTAGCAGTGATGGAAACTATTGTGTTACAAGTAGTAATGGATTTGATGGACAAGGTTGTGAAACTACA CTGTGGGATCTGAGACAGAACAGAGGAGTGTGTGAATATAAAGGACACAATCAGACCACCGGATGTTGTCTGTTCTTGCCATCAATACCATACCAGCCTGCTCCATTGATAGCAACATCTTCACATGATTCCACTGTCAAGATATGGAATAGGGACACAAAAG AATGTGTTTGCAGTTTGTCTCTAGATGGCGCTGGTCCATTAACATCATTAACTGCATATGAGGATGGAAG tatTTGTTGTGCTTCCTTCAACTCTGGAATTCATCTGTTATGTTTGATGGCTGATGCAAGTGGACAACTGACTTTGACTAAAAAGGCACAGTACTGA